A segment of the Roseofilum capinflatum BLCC-M114 genome:
TCAAAAAGCAGATATTGAGCTAAAAAAAGACCAATGCCGTGTAATAGTGGCGGCGGCGACAGCAGCAGCAGTAGGAATAGGTGCAATTCCTATCCCACTCTCGGATGCATTCGGTATTATACCCATTCAGATTGGGATGATTACTGGTATATCAGTAACTTTTGGTTTGTCTTTCAATGAAAGCTTTTATAGCTCAATTGTGGGCAGTGTTGTTACTGGAGCAGGTGGAACACTTACGGGAAGAGCTATTGTAACAGGACTTCTTAAGTTAGTTCCTGGCGGTCAGATTGCTGGAGGTTTAATAGCTGGAGGAACAGCAGGAACCCTTACTGCATTAGTTGGAGAAACTTACATTGCTATTTTGGAAAGATTGTTTATAAAAAATCATGGCAATCCTCCGAATCCAGACGATGTTTTAGAAGCTTTTCGTGAGGAATCAAAGAATTTGATGCAGAAGAAAACGAATGAAGATCTGCAACCCAAAGTTGACAATAAAATAGATGAAGACCTGCAACTCGAAGTGCATAATCCTTCCCAGTTAGCCGGGAAAGTTGAAAGTAAATATGCTGAACAGGAGCAAGCTGGAAATAATTTGGTTCGGCTTGATCCTGATGTGGCTAAGGTATTTCCCAATGAAAAATCCGTAAATAAAGCCTTACGGTCATTGATGAAAATCGCACAACGCCTGGCCAACTAATCA
Coding sequences within it:
- a CDS encoding YcjF family protein gives rise to the protein MTKEFDFEKFDFEKLVRESLDKAVKERGHVNIVIVGATGVGKSTLINAVFQGNFATTGSGSPITPDINEIKKEGIPISIIDTRGLEMKALAETREALYSLVKKRSKETDRNKHIHVAWLCISEDSRRVQEAEEELVNMLADYMPVIAVITKAKQDKAPNNEGKRESFYEKVKEKLPLTKNVIRVRSIPEELDNGLILEAKGLDELVNLTMEVIPEGHRRAFAAAQKADIELKKDQCRVIVAAATAAAVGIGAIPIPLSDAFGIIPIQIGMITGISVTFGLSFNESFYSSIVGSVVTGAGGTLTGRAIVTGLLKLVPGGQIAGGLIAGGTAGTLTALVGETYIAILERLFIKNHGNPPNPDDVLEAFREESKNLMQKKTNEDLQPKVDNKIDEDLQLEVHNPSQLAGKVESKYAEQEQAGNNLVRLDPDVAKVFPNEKSVNKALRSLMKIAQRLAN